The Microtus pennsylvanicus isolate mMicPen1 chromosome 19, mMicPen1.hap1, whole genome shotgun sequence genome includes a region encoding these proteins:
- the LOC142838411 gene encoding neuronal migration protein doublecortin-like isoform X2 — protein MGSSPSLEHSAHCSFYRTRTLQALSFEKKAKKARFYRNGDRYFNGLFFAISNDSFSSFDSLLTELTLSFSDNVNLPQGVRTIYTIDCSRKVTSLDELLEASGDTGVLRV, from the coding sequence atgggctcatcccccagcctggagcacagtgcacactgcagcttctaccgcacgcggactttgcaggccttaagctttgagaagaaggccaagaaggcacgcttctaccggaatggggaccgctacttcaatggcctgttctttgccatctccaatgatagcttcagttcctttgattcgcttctcacagagctgaccctctcgttttctgacaatgtgaacctgcctcagggtgtccgcacaatctacaccatagactgcagtcggaaggtcaccagcttggatgagctgctggaag